Within the Corynebacterium sp. sy039 genome, the region GCATATCTATTTCCGGTGTTGATTACTGGTATTAGTGATTCCGACGTGCCAGCAGGGATGTTTCAGGTAATTATGGGTACCTGTGCTCTCGGTATTCTATGTGCAGTAGTTGTTTATGTGGGAGTTTTTTCACTATTTCTGCATGATAAGCGAGGTGTCATCAGATGATTCATGAGCTCATTGGTGGTATTCGGCTTGCTTTTTACCACTGGAAACAAAGTATATCTCTCGGGTTGATCTGTTCTGTTGTCGCAGTTGTTTTGTCACTTATTCTCAGTGAAGTTCTTACTCAGGTAGAGGCATTGCATAACGGCAATAATCTGCGTAAGGCTGAGGCTGTTGTATTCAGTTCGGTATATCCGAGCAATGAAGCTTTCTTTAGGAGTGATAAGGAAACACTGTCCATCCTTTCTCATGAGATAGATTCTGGTAATGGATATGCTTCAGTAATAGGTAATGTATATGGCGATGAGGTTGATGAATTTGTAGATATTTTTCACGGGATACATACCATCATTGTCATTGGGCAAGAACCATTCAGATTATTTCCCTCGCTAGGTCAATCCTGTCAAGCACCGTGTATTCTGCGCGGTGCCCAGGCATTACAGGCTGGTTCTGTTGTTGATTTTCATGGCATGGATATTCCAGTTAAAGGTGTATTGCCACAGAGCGTTACGTGGTTTGATCCTTATATGGGGGAGATAAATCTGGATCATCAGCAAATTCTTTTACTGCGCACGGAAGACATTGATGTTTTGACTGAGTATGAGCAAGAAGAATTGATGACTAGAGCTGTGTTTCTTTCACCACCTGAAGAAACAGTGAAGAAATACATATCCTCTGCGCGGGAACATTCACAGCACTATCTCATTCCAGGAACAATATCGGCATCTCAAAAATCAAACGTGGATGAGCTTATGCTTAGATCCGCACTGTATGTTCTTGCTTTGATTGCTTTTAGTGGTCTTGCGTTCTGTGCGTTTTGGGCATCCTTGCGCGATATTATCACAGCGGAGATACGGTCTTTTGTTATTCGTCGTATGTGTGGAGCCCAAGGAGGGCGGATTATGGTGCGGCTTTTGACTTTTATCGCTGCCGCCGCTGTGGTGGTTCCACTGCTAGCTTGCGGGGCTTTGTGGTGTCTCGGACCGCCGATGGATAAGGGTGCCAAAGTAATGGTTGCGGCAATTGTTCTGGTTTATAGTCTTGTGGCGCTATCGGTATGGCGCATCGTGCGTAGAACGGAGTATGTCAGATGAGTGAGCTTCTAGTTCTTGACAGAATTTCCCACACATATAAAACAAAAACTGAGTCTGTGCAGGCGATTCGTGATGTTTCGTTATCGGTTGCTAGTGGTGAGAAAGTTGCGTTGATGGGTCCTTCAGGTTCAGGTAAATCGACGTTGCTTATGATTGCTGGGCTTATGGCAGTACCCAGCAGCGGTGAGGTGGTGATTGGTGGTGCTCCGGCGCCTGTGTCTGAAAAGGACAGGGCAAAGCTGCGTAATGAGTTTTTTGGGTTTGCTCACCAAGAATATGCGGTGGTTGAGTATTTGAGTGCCTGGGAGAATGTTGCTATTCCGTTGGAGTATGCTACGCCTAAAGTGTCTCGTCGTCAGCGACGGGAGCGTGCAGTAGCGGAGCTTGGTCGGTATGGTCTGGAGCATTGTGCTAAGCGACGGGTGTCGGAGTTATCTGGTGGGCAGCGCCAGCGTGTTGGGTTGGCACGGGCGACGGTGACGCGACCAACGTTATTGATTGCTGATGAGCCTACTGCTGCGTTGGATGTGGGTACGCGTGATTCTATTTTGGATTTGTTTGAGACTGTGATGGCAGATGCTGGTGGGGCGCTTATTGCTACGCATGATCCTGTGGTGGCTGAGCGTTGTGACCGTGTGATACAGCTAGGGTGAATACAGTCGGTGTGCGGTGGGTACGCCAAGTTGTCGGCTGAAACTTGCCTAGATTACCGATAGGTTGGTGCGTTTCATTCTGTGCACGTGTGGTATTGCTGGGCAAATATATGAGTGGTACCATTTTTGGTACAACTTAGAGGAGGTTACTATGGCTATCACTGCAACTGAAGCGCGCAAGAATTTGTTTCCACTTATTCAACAAGTGAATGATGATCGAAACCCCGTGGAGATTACTTCTCGGAATGGGGATGCTGTTCTCATTTCACGTGCCGATTATGAATCCCTAGAGGAAACGGCATATCTTCTCCGTGTTCCTGCAAATGCTCAGCATTTGCTTGAGTCTCTTGCGCAGGCTCGTGCTGGTCAGTACGAGGAACATGATCTGATCCGATGAGACTTGTTTTTACTCCTAATGGGTGGGCTGATTATACGTTCTGGCTGAAGGCTGATAGGCAAATACTGAAGCGGATTAATCGGTTGATTGACGATGTGCTTCGTGACCCTACCTCGGGTATCGGCAAGCCTGAACCGCTTCGCCATATGCTTGCGGGTGCATGGTCACGACGGATTACGGATGAACATCGGTTGGTTTATCTCGTTGATGCCGACGATGTTGTTATACTCCAAGCGCGTTTCCACTACAACTAACAAAACTTGTCCAAATTGTCGGCTAAACTTTGTCCAAAGTGTCGGTTGAAATCTCGCCAAATTGTCGGCTAAACTTTGTCCAAAGTGTCGGTTGAAATCTCGCCAAATTGTCGGCTAAACTTTGTCCAAAGTGTCGGTTGAAATCCCGCCAAATTGTCGGATAAGTCTGTGAAGTGGGGAAATGATGAGTCATTATGTGCCCAGAATTGCGGATGAGTGGCTAGATTCTGCACTCAATCGTAGTGGCGGTGTTCTTATCGAAGGGCCTAAAGGCTGCGGTAAAAGTGAAACTGCCCGCCAGAAAGCACACTCTTTCGTGCAGGTAGATATTGATCCCCAAGTACCTCAGCAGTTGGAATTACTACCTCACGCTCTTCTTCAAGGAGCCACTCCGCGTGTGTTTGATGAATGGCAAACATACCCAGATATATGGAATGTGGTGCGGCATGAGATTGATCGTCGTCAGCAAAAAGGTCAGTTCATCCTCACGGGTTCCACAGCTCCGTCTGAGCAGGAGTCACGTCACTCAGGGGCGGGGCGTTTTGCACGTGTCCGGATGAGCACCTTTAGTTTTTATGAGTCAGGTCATTCTACCGGGGAAATTTCGATGCGCGCATTGGTAGACGATGCGGACTATGACCCAGTAGTGACACAGCACTTGGCTTTTCCTGAGCTCATTGAACGGCTCTGTCGGGGTGGTTTCCCAGGAAACCTCGGGTTAGCTTTGGTGGATGCTATGGCTAATAATCGTGATTATCTAGAAACTGTGGCGCATGTGGATGTGCTGAATCTTGATGCAGTACGACGTGACCCCATGCGTGTGATGGCAACATTGCGTTCCTTAGCCAGAGGTGTTGGCACAGAGATGACCACGTCCGCAATGGGCAGTGATGTGGGTGTTACACGGGAAACTGTAGGCAATTATCTCAGTGCATTGGGCAGGATCTTTATTGCTACGGAGCAGCCTGCATGGTCTACTCACCTGCGTTCACGTGCTCGTTTACGTCAAACTCCAAAGCGTCATTTGGCTGATCCGGCTTTGGCTGTGGCTGCTTTGGACGCCAGCCCCGATGCGTTGATGAAAGACTTGGAGTTTGCTGGGCAATTATTTGAGTCTCAGGTGGTGCATGATTTGCAGGTGTTGACTGGTGAGTATATTTCTCATGGGCGGGATAAAGACGGTTTAGAGGTGGATGCTATTTTTACGTCGCAGGGTAGGGCGTGTTTTGTTGAGGTGAAGTTAGGTTCTTCTGGGAGAGTTGTGGATACTGCGGCAGAGAATCTACGTAAGTTTGCGTCTCGTTTTGAGCATGAGAAACCACCGTTGCTACTGGTCATCACGGGTACCGGTATGAGCTATCGACGATCAGATGGTGTCAATGTTGTTTGTTTATCGCACTTGGGCGTGTGAGGTGCTAACAGCTTCTATGTCACAGACAAACCACAACCAGCTACAGCATGCTATGACAAACCACAGCCAGTTATAACACGGCGCAATACAATCCGACTTACGAAGGGTGCATCATTTTTGATATACCAGAGTCGTGAATAAAGATTCTTCATCATTTTCTTCATCGTCATCCATACCATTGAGCGGTTTTATCGGTCTAGCTCTTATCTTCGCTGCTGGCCCTTTGGGGACGGATATGTTCCTTCCGTCTATTCCTGCGATCACGGAAGCGCTTTCGACTGATGCTGCTAGCACTCAGCTGGCGATCACCACGTTCATGATTGGTATGGGGCTGGGTCAGGTTATTTTCGGCCCAGTGTCTGACAAACTCGGTAGACGCCGTTTGTTGATCCTTGGCACCATCCTTGGGTTGGTTGCCAGCGTTGTTTGCTCCTTAGCTTTCAGTATTCACATTCTGATAGCAGCTCGCCTGCTACAGGGTATTGCTGGCGGGATTGGTGCTGTGCTGGTGCGCGCTATTATCACTGATCGTTCTAGCACTGCCGACGCTGCGAAAAGTTTTGCGCTTCTCATGGCTATCAATGGTGTGGCTCCTATTGTGGCTCCACTCATTGGTGGGGTGTTGCATGAGGTCACTGGTTGGCGTGGGGTCTTTTGGGTACTCGCTGTGATTGCGGTGGCGCAGTTGTTTGTGGCGTTGCGTAATCCTGAAAGCCTGCCGGTGGGTAAACGTGCCCAGGGGAGTGTGATGCATACGTATCGCACCATGGGAACCTTGTTGAGTAGACCGGATTTTGTGGGGCATGTGCTGATTTTTGGGTTTGGTTTTGGAACTATGTTTGCTTTTATTGCGGGTTCTTCCGTGGTATTCCAAACGCAATTGGGAATGTCCCCGGTGGTGTATTCCGTGCTTTTTGCTATTAACGCCAGTTCGCTCATTGTGATGAGCGTGTTGAATGTTCGTTTATCTGGTGTGGTGAGTCCGCGTGTATTACAGAAGTGGGGGTTGGCGTTGATTGCCGTTGGTTCCCTTGCGTTATTGCTGGTGGCGTTTCTGCTTACTCCTCATGTGAAAGGTGCAAGTGTTACTGATGGTGAGGCTGCTCCTATCTGGTTCATTATTGTGTGTCTTGTATGTACGGTCATTGCTACTTCAGGCAATGGTTTGTTGATGGCAAACACTACCGTGCTAGCACAGGGTATTGCTGCACGTCAGGCTGGTGCGGGTTCTGCGGTTTTGGGTGCAACGCAGTTCCTGGTTGCGGGGCTTGTGAGTCCAATGGCGGCCTTGGGAGCCGATAAATTGTTGATGCTTGCTGTGACAATGTGTGCCTCAGCAGCGATTGCTCATGTAGGTAATCTGTGCGTCGTACGGGCTGCCTAGGTCAATATTT harbors:
- a CDS encoding multidrug effflux MFS transporter, which codes for MNKDSSSFSSSSSIPLSGFIGLALIFAAGPLGTDMFLPSIPAITEALSTDAASTQLAITTFMIGMGLGQVIFGPVSDKLGRRRLLILGTILGLVASVVCSLAFSIHILIAARLLQGIAGGIGAVLVRAIITDRSSTADAAKSFALLMAINGVAPIVAPLIGGVLHEVTGWRGVFWVLAVIAVAQLFVALRNPESLPVGKRAQGSVMHTYRTMGTLLSRPDFVGHVLIFGFGFGTMFAFIAGSSVVFQTQLGMSPVVYSVLFAINASSLIVMSVLNVRLSGVVSPRVLQKWGLALIAVGSLALLLVAFLLTPHVKGASVTDGEAAPIWFIIVCLVCTVIATSGNGLLMANTTVLAQGIAARQAGAGSAVLGATQFLVAGLVSPMAALGADKLLMLAVTMCASAAIAHVGNLCVVRAA
- a CDS encoding Txe/YoeB family addiction module toxin, coding for MRLVFTPNGWADYTFWLKADRQILKRINRLIDDVLRDPTSGIGKPEPLRHMLAGAWSRRITDEHRLVYLVDADDVVILQARFHYN
- a CDS encoding type II toxin-antitoxin system Phd/YefM family antitoxin, coding for MAITATEARKNLFPLIQQVNDDRNPVEITSRNGDAVLISRADYESLEETAYLLRVPANAQHLLESLAQARAGQYEEHDLIR
- a CDS encoding ATP-binding protein, producing MMSHYVPRIADEWLDSALNRSGGVLIEGPKGCGKSETARQKAHSFVQVDIDPQVPQQLELLPHALLQGATPRVFDEWQTYPDIWNVVRHEIDRRQQKGQFILTGSTAPSEQESRHSGAGRFARVRMSTFSFYESGHSTGEISMRALVDDADYDPVVTQHLAFPELIERLCRGGFPGNLGLALVDAMANNRDYLETVAHVDVLNLDAVRRDPMRVMATLRSLARGVGTEMTTSAMGSDVGVTRETVGNYLSALGRIFIATEQPAWSTHLRSRARLRQTPKRHLADPALAVAALDASPDALMKDLEFAGQLFESQVVHDLQVLTGEYISHGRDKDGLEVDAIFTSQGRACFVEVKLGSSGRVVDTAAENLRKFASRFEHEKPPLLLVITGTGMSYRRSDGVNVVCLSHLGV
- a CDS encoding ABC transporter ATP-binding protein, with product MSELLVLDRISHTYKTKTESVQAIRDVSLSVASGEKVALMGPSGSGKSTLLMIAGLMAVPSSGEVVIGGAPAPVSEKDRAKLRNEFFGFAHQEYAVVEYLSAWENVAIPLEYATPKVSRRQRRERAVAELGRYGLEHCAKRRVSELSGGQRQRVGLARATVTRPTLLIADEPTAALDVGTRDSILDLFETVMADAGGALIATHDPVVAERCDRVIQLG